The Bacteroidota bacterium genome includes the window AGGTTTACAGCAGAAGGAGTATGCGTTGCTACAAGGTTTCCCAATGTGTTAATTTTATAATGGGTAGGCCCGATCGCGGTTAAAATATAGCTGGTTCCTGATGTGGGGTCTAAAGCAAAATCGCCGTATTCTTCCTGCGCATACTGGCCACCAACCAGGGGTACATTGTATATCCACTGAACAACCCCTGCATTGTTTATTTTGCATAACTTAAAAGGGGTAAAAGATCCATAAACATAAATGTTGCCATTGTAATCATAATTTATATCAAAGGCTTTGTTGGTTCCCGCGAATACCGGAGTTTTTACCCAGGGGTCAATAATAGTTGTTTGTTGAATGTTGTTTGTTGTAAGGGACTGAACAGTTGACGTTTTAAGTTTGAACCCAACAGTATTACCATTCAATTCAAATGAAGATGGAATAGTTGCTCCATCGGCAAAAAAGCTAATAGGAGCATGGTCAATAAAGTCACCAAATTCACTTTTAATCACTATGTTATTTTCACTGTTTAATATTAATCCTTTAGTGTTATTGTACTGCATTTTAATATGCAAAGGGTCAGCGCCGGGGTGGAGAATAAGTGTGTATTTAATTCCGCCTTTTTCAGGGAGAATATATTCAACGTCTATATTTGGATATAGATCTTTGCATGTAATTTTTTTGCAGGCATTCGCCCTGATCGTTTTATTTGTTTCATCACTGTATGTATAATAAAACGACTGGATTGCTTCAGCTATAATCGTCGGAGATTGATTGGCTCCGATCCATTCCATATCAAGCGTTTGTGTTTTTTTAATTCCGGATTTTCGCAACTCATCCTCTTTTCCACGTCTTTCCAGTTTTTCTTTTTTTCTTTCACTGAATGTTGAGCTGGTTTCGCCGTGAACATAGGTTAATCCATTCCCTGTAAAATAAACATCTATTCCTCCAACGTTTGCACTATACAGAACTGCCTTATTTTTAACACCCGACTTGTTGTCAAATTGGCCTTTGTTCTCAATAAAAACAAATTGTTCAAATGGACTCGTGGTCCAGGAAGGAGAAATGCTTGATGAAGATGACCCGACTGATTGAGGCCAAACCGGATCTGCTAACAATAACAGCACTATTACAGAATGATAGAGTAGACCTATTCTCATACATTTTCCATATTTGATAATATCACGCATTGCTTTCAACTTTATAAAAATACTTATACCAGGTTTATAATACAATCTAATAATTATTTAAAATCGCTTTAGATATGATGTCTAAAATTGTAAATTTGATCACTATGTTGCATTAAAATGTTAACTTTCTATTTCGTGTCATGAAAACATCATCGTCAGATCTGCATTCATTGGTACATTCTTTAACAACCCGTGAAAAATCATTTATTGTCACTAAATTAAGACATAACAGGGACGATAGCTATAAGTTAAAGCTCTTTTCATTGGTCAATAAACAGAAGACATTTAATGAAAATAAGTTGTATGTTAAATTAAGGAGTGAATTGACACCGAAAAAATTTATTGATGTTAAAAATCGCCTTAGTTACACTATTTTATCATTGCTTGAAAACTATCATGCTCAAGACAAAGTGAATTATATACTTCAGAGCAGCCTCAGGCAGGCCGAGATATTGCAATCAAAGGAGCTTTATAAGATGGCCGGTAAAATACTTCATAAAGCGCAGAAACTGGCTATGGAGCAGGAGAAATTCGAATACCTTATGCTTATCAGGAGGATGATCGTGTTCGGTTATAGGATGAATCGTGACCTCGAAAAGCTGGAAGATCATATTCATAATAAGGAATATAAAAGACAGGATGAGATCATCGAAAATATCCGGAACGAAGAGGAATACCGCAGGCTTATGATCAGAACTGAATTATTGCTTTCGAAGGGGCATTCAATTGTACATTATAGATCAACAAAAAGAGATCTCGAAACATTGGCTGCCTCCGGGTATTTGACCGATCCGGTCAATGCAAAAACCATTTTGGGAAAACTCTATTTCCACTATGTGCTTGCTTCAATAGCCACTTTGCAGGGAAAAGGGAAAAAAGCATTGGCGACGAGAATGGCCTGGCTGAACTATTTAAAAAATAAAGCGACGGGGTGGGAGGTCTTCAATAAAGAATATCTGACAACTTTGGCTAATATTTCGGCTTCAGGAATTGCTGGTAAGGGAATGGAGTTGTATAAAAGGGCGAATAAATTTTTTTTTGCAATTCCTTCAAAAAAGAGAGCCGGACTTGAAATGATCCAGATTCATCATCTCTCAAATATTATATCCAATGTCCAACCGATAGAAGCAGTTGAGTTATATAAGGATGCTATTTCAATTATTGAGAAAAAAATAGATCACAGTACACGAATATTATTTTATATTAATATGACTATGGTTTTTTGTCAGATCAGCGATTTTCATTCCGCTATCAGGCTGTTGAACAAGATCATAAATTACAAAGGAATGGAACGAAAAAATGATGTACAGATACTGGCGAGAATCTTTTGTCTTATTTGTCATTATGAACTTGAGAATTATGATTTGTTGTTATCGTTACATAATTCCTTTTTCAGATGGATGATCCGGAACCATCCCCTGTTTAAAGTTGAAATTGAGATTATTTCAATGTTTAAAAAGATTCCTTTAAAGAGTGAAAGTAAAGAACAAAAAAAACAATTTTTTGTTGACATGCTGAATGTTCTAAAAAATCAAGCAAGCGGAAAGCCGGGACTTATTGGTAGTGACAAATTTTTTAATATTTGGCATGAAAGCAAAATCGAGGATCGTCCTTTCGCGGAAGTACTAAAGGAGAAAGCGAAAAATAGTTGAGGGTTTTAGTTGGTGGTTGGCAGTCTGTTTTTCCCAACAACTGACAACCAACAACAATTAACTAATCATGGCGCCGTCAGATTCAGATTTACACTACACCCATTTTTATCTTTAATATTTATAATATACGTTCCAGGACAAAGCTGATTTTTGTATCTGTTGGTATATCCATCCGGCCATAGGTAAGTGTATGGGCTTGTGCCGCCTGTGGCATTTACCAGTATCCATTCCTTGCATCCGCAGCCTGTGCAACTGGCTGTTCCTTTAGTGAATTGCCCTTCCAAATTGCATGTCACACATTGGGTTGTAGTAATATAACTGTATTTTGTTATACTATCTTTTTTACAAGCTGTTGTAAGCACCAGTTTAACATCATGGGTACCCATACCGGAAAAAGTAACAGTTGGTTTTACGGAATCTGAAACTGCAGGGCTGCCGCCGGTAAATGTCCAATGAAACTTATATCCTGTGGTATCGCAGGAGTTGGCTATAGAAGGTGTAAATTTTATCGGCGCATTACTGCATACACTCATAGTACTCGCAGTGTAGTCTAACCCAAGCACCTTGCTTTCGCAAATATTAATACATAACTTATCCATAAAAGCATCCCACGTTCCTCCATAGGCTGTTTGGAACGCGCCTGAACTTACCGGATATCCGCCATAAGTAGAGCCGGTAATGTATAATGAATTACCATAAATGGCAATTGCACCACAACCATTGCTTAACGTTGTAAATTCATAGTCATCATGTCCTGAACCACCGATGTAAGTTATACAGCGTTGGTTTCCGCCAGGATCGTATTTTGCTATAAATCCATCTTCCACTCCTCCAAAATTTGGTTGATAGGCACATGAACTTATAGGATAGTTACCAGCATCTGTATCCTCAAATTCTCCATAAACATATATATTATCGTTTCCATCAGCAGCAAGGCCAATAGGAATTTCCCAGTTACTTCCGCCCAAATAAGTTCCCCACAGGCGCGTACCTGTTGCGTTAAATTTAACAAGAGCCATGTCTCCCATTGAAACTGATCCGGCATAAACCTGTTGGTAGGCGCCAACTGTTGCAATGGCATTTCCTGTATTTGAAGAAAATGTATTTAACCCTAAAAGTACGTTGCCGGAAAAATCAGTTGCTATTACTGTCCTCCAGTCTCCGTCAGAAGCAGATCCACCATAATATGTTGACCATGTCGGAAAACCAGTTACTGGATTAAGGCGACAAAGAAAAGCATCCACGCCTCCGCCTATAGCCGGCTGCGATGCCATAAGTACAGGGAAATTAACAGAATTTGTTACACCACAAACATATATGTTATTTGCAAAATCAACTGTTATCCCAGAAGCAAAGTCAGATAGTGTGCCACCGTAAAAAGTCGACCATTGGCGAATGCCTGCATTATTAAATTTAACAATAAAAGCATCTCCTCCGAGATTTGCAATTACAGGCTGATAGGCCGACTGAATTGGAAAATTGGACGAACGAGCATTGCCTGTAAATATAATATTGTTATTCCCATCGGTAATTATATCAGCACCACCGTCATAATTGCTACCACCATAATAAGTGGACCAGATTAAAATTCCTGCCGCTGAAAACTTCGCTACAAAAGCAGTATAATTTGCGACACCAATTGGCGTAAAATTTATAGCCTGCATAAATGCTCCTCCCCACACTTTAGTTGGGAAATTGCCGGAATGTGTATTTCCGGTAATATAAATATCGTTATTGCCATCGGCATCAATACCGTATGCCTGATCATCATAAGTACCTCCTATATAAGAGGCAAAAACAGGAACTCCTGCCGGGTTCATTTTTACAATAAAAGCATCCGATTTACCCCCCAAAACTGCCTGAAAGGCGCCAGCCTGAACCGGAAAATTCAACGACTTCGTAAACCCGGAGAAAATAGGATTACCAATGTTATCTGTTGTTACAGAAACACCCTGTTCTATATCATTCCCGCCATAATAGGTAATCCACATAGCAGGGTCAATAATTAGAGCGTAATCCTCGTTGTAGGCTCCAAGTAGAAAACTTACTTCGTAAGATTTGAAATGATGTGGTTGTTGTCCAGCCTCTTCATTCATGGTTGCTGCATTGGAGAGAGAGGTAAGTTTATATTCAGTTTTTATGTCTATTATTTGACCATTTATGATTTGGTATACCCTGGGAATAGATTCGTAAAATTCATTGACACTTGTTTTAATTTTTAACCTGCCTGCCGTCGCCCGGTTCTCGTTATGGAAGCCAGGTTTTCCCTGCCCATCCGGCAGGTGGACATCCTCAATTGTTAATTCCTCTGCACCTTTCCAGTGTAAAGCTATTTGATTTGGATCTGCATGTGGCTGCACGATGATGTCGTATTTTATTCCGGAATTTTTATTGCCATAATAACTTACATCAATATTGTTGTAAATATTTTTGCAGGTTACTTTGTTGTATTGGTGTACGTTGGTAATACCTTGCGGACAATGGGCATAATAATAATTGTTGTATCCTTCTGATTCATCTTCGACTGTTGTAGTATAATTAATGTTGCAGTTTGCAAAGTCCATATCTATACGATGCACATTTACCTTTGTCTTTTGTAGTAACTCCTGTTTTTTGTTTTGTTGGATAACTTCAGAAACATTTCCGGCATTTCCCAATTCTTCTACTTGCTCATTTACTTCGTGCATTACTTCACCCATATTGCTGTATACATAGCTTATGCCGGTTTTGCGCAGGTAAATATCAGCTCCTCCACTATCGCCTTTGTATAATACCTCCAAAGCCGGTTTGCCATTCATATTGGCTACCTGTCCTTTGTTTGGGGTAAAAGCAATCCCGTTTCCTTTAAGCGATTGGAGGTTTGCCTGCCCGGCGTACCCGTCTGGGATTTTAGGCTCAGGGGGATTTCCATGCCCCTTAATATTCTGGGCAGAGCAAGAACCCATGAATAGCATAACCATTAAAGGGCTGAATGTCCTTTTTACGATACCTATTCTGCTTTTATACCGTGGTTTTATCATTTGTTCTATCGCGTTTATGTACTGTAGAAACGAAACCTTTCCGAAAAAAAATAAATGACTTCTTTCTATGGGAATGAAATATTAATAAAATTATGCTTGATTGTTAAAAATTAAAAAACTAATTTACCAGAAAAGTAAAAGTCTACCCAATAATAAATAGATATATTTTACATAAATATTTTAAATTAAGCATAATAATATAGATAAAATGAAAAAGTCCAGTAATAATACGGATAAACTTTTTGAACTTATAAAATCACTTTCAAAAACTGAAAAGAGATATTTTAAGTTGATGGTTTCGCCCCATAAAGGGGAAAAAAGTTATCTATTGCTTTTTAATACTATTAGTTTGCAAAAAAGGTATAATGAAGAAAAATTGAAAGCAGATTTATCCAGTAAAATTGCACCTGAAAGCATACGGATATATAAAAAATATTTGTACGACCTGATCATCAAGTCTTTGGATAGCTATCATGGTAAGTCTGCATGGCCATCCAAACAGTGTGCGGATATTTTAGGAGCAATAGAAATTTTATATCGAAGAAAATTGTATTCGCATTGTAACGCTTTGCTTAAAAAAGCTGAGAAGCTGGCTTCTGATGCCGAGGATTATCCTTCTTTAATGAAAATTATGGACTGGAAAAGAATATTAATGCCATACGAGCCTTTGAGAAATAATATTGAAAGCTATATGCGTCTTGAGAAAGTGCTGGAGAATCTGGCTTTGACTTATACGCTTTTTATCAAATATAATTTTCGACACATACAATTATACTTTTTATCACAAAAAAAATTCTTTCACAGGGGATCGGGAAAATCCCTGAGTAAGATAAAAGAAATAACATCCATGCTCCCACCGCCGGGACAAATTGACAAAATGCCCGGTGGCTTACAGAGAGCCATTTTGGAATGTTATTCCATGTATTACCAATATACCCGGAACTGGAAGCAATTATATATTGCACGAAAAAAATTGCTTGAAATTGAAAGAGAAAGGTATAAAGTGAAGATGATATCGCAAGATACGTTATCTAAAAGTTTGTATAATTTTCTCGTATATGCTGTTTACATGAACTATTTTGGGGAGGATTTTGAAAATGCCCTGGAAGAGTATGCCCTTCTTATGGAAAACGATGAAAAGAAAAAGCACACAACACTTATGTTTAAGTTGGCAAAATGCACATCTCTTGTTTTAACTGACGATGCAAAAGTGATACTAATAGAATACGAAAGGGTTGTCCGGGAATTACAGGAGCAAAAAGAATACGAAAACACAGGGGTATATGGTTTGTTTTTCAATATATATTTTATACTCGGGGATTATTCACAAGCTTTAATATGGGTTAATAAGCTGATGAATGAGTCGATGAAAGATTCCCGCATAGATCGCCTCGGTATGGGAAAATTGCTCCTGATTGTCGTCCATTACGAGAAACAGAATATGGACATGTTGGAAAGTCTTATCCGTTCTTCTGAAAGGTTCATGAAAAAGAAAGGAGTATTTTATGAATTCGAAAGGGTGTTTTTATCGTTTTTTAGGAGGGGTCTTTATATAAAAGGCCAAACAAAAGAGAACAAAGGGACGTTCATCGAGCTCAGGAAAAAACTACAGAAAATATTGACAAAAAGCAACGACAATTTTATTTTAGAGTATTTTGATTTTATTTCATGGTTGGAAAGTAAAATAGAGAACCGCCCCTTTGCAGATGTAGTGAAGGGGAAAAGCGAAAGGAGGGGTGGTTCTTAATTGTTGGTTGTAAGTGTAGCATCTTATTTTCCCAACAACCGACAACAAACAACGATTAACCGATCAGGGCACTACCAGATTAACATTCACACTACATCCGTTCTTATCTTTAATATTTATGTTGTAAGTCCCCGGGCAAAGTTGATTTTTATATCTATTGGTATATCCGTCGGGCCAGGAATAACTGTATGGGCCTGTGCCGCCTGTTGCAGTTACCATTATCCATTCCTTGCAACCGCAGCCTGTGCAATTGGTTGTTCCTTTTGTAAATTGGCCTGTTAAATTACATGCGGTACATTGAGTAGTAGTAATATAATTGTTTATTGTAATACTATCTTTTTTGCAAATTGTTGTTACAACTAATTTAACATCGTGAGTGCCGACACCGGAAAATGTAACAGTAGGTTTTACGGAATCCGAACTTGCCGGGTTACCACCAGCAAATGTCCATTGAAATTTATATCCTGTGGTATCACAGGAGTTGGTGACGGAAGGTGTGAAAATAACCGGGGCATTCGTACATAAATTGGTATTACTGGCAGTATAATCTAAGCCAAGTACCTTGGCTTCACAAAGATTAATACATAGTTTATCAATAAAAGCATCTGTACTTCCGCTATATACTGTTTGAAAAGCACCGGCAGTTACCGGATACCCACCATTTGTATAACCGGTAATGTATAAATCATTTCCATATATGGCTATTGGACCTGGTCCAAGTTCTATCTCGTCCTCTGTTGTACCACCTAAATATGTTATACATTTTTGCTTCCCGTTAGAATCATATTTTGCTATAAATTGATCCTCCAATATTCCAGAAGGTTCTCCTCCACTATTTGTTTGGTAAGCACAGGTACTGATAGGGTAATTACCCACATCCTGATCCTCAAAATCTCCACAGGCATATATGTTGCCCTTTCCATCTATTGCACAGCCCATTATCCATTCTTTACTATTACCTCCCATGTACGTTCCCCATTGCCTTACTCCTGCATTATTAAATTTTACTATAAAGGCATCAAGCGGGCCTCCTGCAAAAGCAATCTGTTGGGCACCAGCAGTAGCAATGTTAGTTGCGGAAGCTGTTGCTCCGGCTAAAATGCAATTGCCCGAAGCATCTACAGCTATGGCGGAGCCAAACTCAATTGCAGATCCTCCATAATACGTAGACCAAATGGGAAAACCAGTTGCGGGATTTAATTTGGCGGCAAAAGCATCTCCGCCTCCACCATAACCTGGCTGATGAGCAAGTAATATAGGGAAGTTTGCTTCAGCGTAACCACAAATAAAAATAACATTGCTATTATCAACGGCAACCCCACAGATTTCCTCTTCGTTTGGGCTCCCATAATAAGTTGCCCATTGTCTTATCCCGACGCTGTTAAACTTAACAATATATCCATCATACAAAGCACCTGCAAAAGCAGCCTGGTATGGTGCCATTGTTGGAAAATTAGTAGAATTTGTATAACCTGTTATTATAATGCTGGATGTATTGTCGGCTACTATTGCATGTCCAACATCACTGCTGTTGCCCCCATAATAAGTAGACCAGGTAAGAAATCCGGCGGGAGTAAATTTTACAATAAATGCATCATCTTGTGCTCCTTTTGCCGATTGAAAATATGCCCCTCCTCCCGGGCCTAACAGGGGAAAATTAATGGAATAGGTCCAACCGGTCAAAATAATATTGTTGGCACCATCAGCGTCTACGCCTTTACCGCAGTCTCCGGCACTTCCTCCTAAATAAGTAGCATAACTAAGTACTCCTGCTGAAGTCATTTTTACAATAAATGCATCTGACGATCCTGCTAAAGCTATTTGAGAAGCACCAATGCTTATTGGAAAGTTTAGAGAATACGTTTGGCCACTAAAGATCACATTACCTAAATTATCGGTACAAACAGACAAACCTGCATCATAATTATTACCACCGTAATAACTTAGCCATGGGTCTATAATGAGGGGGTAAAAGGTATTCCATGTTCCAAGTTCAAAGTTCACCGTTGTGCCATGTAAAATGTACCGAGCTTCCACATCAATAATTTTTCCATTTATGTTTTGGTAAACTTTGGGTAGGGTTTCGGTAAATTCGTTTATGCCGGTTTTAATTACCAAAGCCCCTTCATGGTTTATGCTTATGTGATCTGCTCCTTTCCAGCGAAGTTTGATTTGGTCGGGGTCGGCGTGGGGGTGTACGATGAGGTCGTACTTGATGCCATTTTGTTTGTCTCCGTAATAAGCAATGTCAATACCCTCGTAAATATTTTTGTAGGTTACCTTGTTGTATTGTTTTACGTTTAATACGCCGTTGGGGCAATGGCCGTAGTAGTAGTTATTGTAGCCTTCCAGTTCCTCTTCGTTAATGGTTTGTATGTATTTGTTACAGCTTTCAAATTCCATGTCCACGCGGTGCAGCTTTATCCGTGCTTTGCGCATGAGTTCTTCTTTCAGCTCTTTTTCTTCCTGTTCCGTTATTTCTCCGGCTTTCTCTTTTTCCTCCACCTGTTCTTCTATTTCGTGCATCACTTGGTTCATGTTGCTTAGCACGTAGCTTAGGCCTGTTTTGCGAAGGTATATGTCGGCTCCGGGTGTTTCACTCTTATACAATACCTCGGGGCAGGGTTTGCCGTTCCTATCGGCTATTTGTCCTTTGTTGAGGGTAAAGCTCATGCCGGAACCCCGAAGTGAGTGCGGGTTGGCTGTTGCCAGCGAAACAGCTTGTGGATTTTGCGCATGGTAATTGGGAACTCCAAAAGCAATTAAGATAGCGCTTGCACAAAAACGAATGAGGATTATTTTATTCATGTTGTTTGTTATTTTCGCTGGCGCAGTTCATCAAGGCGCCGAAAGATTAATATTTACACTGCATCCGTTTTTGTCAGTAACTTTTACATTGTACGCTCCCGGGCACAGCCCGTTCCTGTAACGTTTGTCATACCCGTCGGGCCAGGAATAACTGTATGGGCCTGTGCCGCCTGTTGCAGTTACCATTATCCATTCCTTGCAACCGCAGCCTGTGCAGTTGGCGGTCCCTTTGGTAAATTGTCCGGTTAAAGTGCAGGTATTGCATGATGCCCCCGTAATAACAAACGTTGCTGTTTGTGTTTGATTGCAATTACTTGTTGCGGTAACAGTGTAGGTACCAGGACAAAGACCCGTTATAGTATTGCTATTATTCGTTGTATTTAATGTTGAACTGCCATTGCTCCACATATAACTAAAGGGTGCGCAGCCTACTGTTATAGTTACAGAAGCACTCCCTGTGCAACCGCAACCTGAATTTACTGAGTTGGGAGTAATAGCAAGAGGTAATTTATTAAATTTGGCGATATACAAATCTTCCATCTGCTGATTTTGATTGTTATCATAATAAGCCCCACCTGCCGGATTGGTAAAGGGGAAAGTATTAGCAGTAGCTACTGATTCACCTGAAATGAAGAGCCTTCCACTATTATCCACTGCCAAGGGAGCGCGAAAATCTGATCCATTTCCGCCAAGATAGGTAGCCCAAAGCAATGCACCTGTGTTGGAAAAATTAGCAATAAAAATGTCGCTGGTACTTCCGTTATAAGTATTATCGTAATATCCCCCGTCGCAGGCTGGTTTGGTATTTATATTTGTAGATGTTGTTTCAAAACTCGCATATATGTTTCCGCAGGCGTCAATAGCCAAATTGTCAAATGTAATAGCGGGCAATATTCCTGGTGGTTCCTCTGCTCCACTACCTCCGTAATAAGTAGCCCATAGGCGATTGCCCACATTATCGAACTTTAGAATAAAAGCATCAGACGTTCCACTTAACGCTCCATCAAAATAAGCACCTGCTACCGAGCCTGGAGTAGGGAAATTTCCTGACTTAGTTAGTCCCAGTATAAATACATTTCCGTTATTGTCAACAGCAATAGAACGACCAGAATCATCCCCGCTGCCTCCATAATAGGTTGCCCAAAGAACGGTACCTGCCCCATCCAATTTTATAATTGCAGCATCTGAAAGTCCACCACCAAAGCTTGCCTGAAAATATCCCGGACAGGTGGAGCAAAGGTCTGGAAAAACCGGTGGAGAAAACATAAAAAAAATGCTTCCCGTTATAAATACATTTCCGGTTGCATCGGTTGCAATGGCTCTTGGGATTACATCACCAGTTTTGTGTGTCCAAAGTAAGACTCCTGTATTACTGAATTTTTCAACGCTGAGTAAGTTATTATAAAATACCGATACAAACACATTCCCTGCTCCATCAGTAGCAACAGAATAGCCCTGTTCATTACTTCCGCTAAGTGCTGTTCCGTAGTATGTTGCCCATAGTCTAGTGCCGGCATTATTAAATTTCAAAATAAATGCATCTTGGGTTCCGCCTAAAGTGGCATCAAAATAACCTGGGCAAATGTTGCATACCGGAAAGTTACCTGACTGAGTAAATCCTGTTATAAAAATATTTCCGATATTATCAGCAGCAATTGAATTGGCTGCATCGCTCCCATTCCCCCCATAATAGGTAGCCCAAAGGAGAACTCCTGTATTGCTAAATTTCAAAATAAAGGCATCGCTGGTTCCAAGCGCACCACCGCCAGATGTTCCTTGAAAAAAAGTTCCGGCATTGAGCAAAGGAATGCGAATAACTGCTGAAGCGGTGTATCCAACTATAAAAAGATTGCCTGCATTATCGGTAGTTATTGACATCGAACCTTCGTACCCAGCTTGACCAAAATCTCCATTGCCCCCATATAATGTAGCCCAAAATAATTGAGGATCTATAACTAATGTAGAGTTAGGATTGACAAATGAGGAATCTAAAAGAAATGAAATAGTGGTTTGGTAATAGTTGTTATCAATGTGTCGTTGATCCATAATCTCAAAGTGGCTTGCTACTTCCTCACGAGTTTCTTTGATGTAGCTGTATGGCGCATTTTCAGTAAGTGTTCCAAGTTTGTTTTTTATTATAATACTGCCATCATTGTTAAGTTTTAATGGTTTTAAAGAAGAATAGACCAAGGCAATTTGTTTTGAATCAGCTCCCGGATGAACAATAAAATCGTATTTAAAGCCTTTTGTATCTGAATTATAAAGAACCCAATCTATTCCCGGATAAATTTCTTTGATGGTTATTTTATCATACGTATGTACATCAGAAATCCCATCAGGGCAATGAGCATAAAAATATTGTGAAAAAGCAGTACTCGCCCCTTCTTTAATTATATTTTCCTTTTTAATGGATGCGCCTTTTAAAGCCATATCTATACGGTTCCATTCCGCTTTTGTGTTTTCTTTTTTTTGTTCATCTCCCTTCTCTTTTTCATGCTCTTCATGTTCTATTTTCATGAACAGGTATGTTAAGCCTTTTTCCGTCACATACATATTCATTCCGGGAACAGAAGCGGTAAATAATACATACGGAACAGGTTGTCCATTGATGTCAGCCATTTGCCCTTTATTTTCAAGAAACCTGACAGGTTGTTCACGCATCCATTGTTGAGCATTAGTTTTTAAATTGGGATCGGTTCTTTTGCTGCCATAGACAATAGCTGCTGTTATCAAAAAAATAGCTAAGATGCTGATGCGCGTCCGTTTCATCGACTTGTTTTTATTTAAATACTTGTTGTTTTAATACCCTTTATGTAAGCTTCTCTAAAACAAGGGTTACATTTATTCGAACATTACTTTTTTACTTAGCAATTTATTGTCGCCTGCTGCCCCTATCATATATACACCTTTTGGTAGTGTGGTACTGCTCCCTATAGCAACCTTTACACTTCCTTTGTTGTCAGTTAATACTATTTTCGAGTAATATTCCCTACCTAATACATCATACAAAACTACCAAGACGGAGGAGTCTGCTTGCAGCCCAGACAATGTAAGTGAAAAGTTCTCGCCGGCCAATATATTTATCGGATTTGGATAAACTGAAAAGTTGACGATACTATTATTTTCAAAATCTATTGGTATTACATGTGAATAGGAGTACTTTCCGTCAAAATCGGTTTGTTTAAGTCTGTAATAAGAGGTTTCGGGTAAAAGGTTCTCGTCTACTCCTGTATAATCTCTAATCGTGCTGCTATTTCCGGCCGCTTTTACATTTAGTACTTCCTTAAAATTAATTCCATCACTACA containing:
- a CDS encoding T9SS type A sorting domain-containing protein, translating into MKKLKSIYSVLLLLVVRTVAYAQYNVGNDGGFSFSCVGSVGNEVPLPIELLRFEAICKQGSVYLTWATATEINNDYFTIEKCSDGINFKEVLNVKAAGNSSTIRDYTGVDENLLPETSYYRLKQTDFDGKYSYSHVIPIDFENNSIVNFSVYPNPINILAGENFSLTLSGLQADSSVLVVLYDVLGREYYSKIVLTDNKGSVKVAIGSSTTLPKGVYMIGAAGDNKLLSKKVMFE
- a CDS encoding SBBP repeat-containing protein, translated to MKRTRISILAIFLITAAIVYGSKRTDPNLKTNAQQWMREQPVRFLENKGQMADINGQPVPYVLFTASVPGMNMYVTEKGLTYLFMKIEHEEHEKEKGDEQKKENTKAEWNRIDMALKGASIKKENIIKEGASTAFSQYFYAHCPDGISDVHTYDKITIKEIYPGIDWVLYNSDTKGFKYDFIVHPGADSKQIALVYSSLKPLKLNNDGSIIIKNKLGTLTENAPYSYIKETREEVASHFEIMDQRHIDNNYYQTTISFLLDSSFVNPNSTLVIDPQLFWATLYGGNGDFGQAGYEGSMSITTDNAGNLFIVGYTASAVIRIPLLNAGTFFQGTSGGGALGTSDAFILKFSNTGVLLWATYYGGNGSDAANSIAADNIGNIFITGFTQSGNFPVCNICPGYFDATLGGTQDAFILKFNNAGTRLWATYYGTALSGSNEQGYSVATDGAGNVFVSVFYNNLLSVEKFSNTGVLLWTHKTGDVIPRAIATDATGNVFITGSIFFMFSPPVFPDLCSTCPGYFQASFGGGLSDAAIIKLDGAGTVLWATYYGGSGDDSGRSIAVDNNGNVFILGLTKSGNFPTPGSVAGAYFDGALSGTSDAFILKFDNVGNRLWATYYGGSGAEEPPGILPAITFDNLAIDACGNIYASFETTSTNINTKPACDGGYYDNTYNGSTSDIFIANFSNTGALLWATYLGGNGSDFRAPLAVDNSGRLFISGESVATANTFPFTNPAGGAYYDNNQNQQMEDLYIAKFNKLPLAITPNSVNSGCGCTGSASVTITVGCAPFSYMWSNGSSTLNTTNNSNTITGLCPGTYTVTATSNCNQTQTATFVITGASCNTCTLTGQFTKGTANCTGCGCKEWIMVTATGGTGPYSYSWPDGYDKRYRNGLCPGAYNVKVTDKNGCSVNINLSAP